The following are from one region of the Silene latifolia isolate original U9 population chromosome 9, ASM4854445v1, whole genome shotgun sequence genome:
- the LOC141601824 gene encoding uncharacterized protein LOC141601824, producing MQLSQWSLALRFEKGLALMIMEKLPAGVISNLKDVNERARHAERLVDMAKEAKEKGIEKRKAESEGGNQSSHKRGNHNQARTYSGGSSYGGGSHAWGRDGRSISDNLNLLCFNCGGSGHKRYEFTSANGKVIVYASRQLKPYEENYLTHNLELGAVRFAPKIWRHYLYGVTCKVFSNHKSLTYIYPQKELNMRQRRWMELIGDYDMEIVYHEEKANVVYSLCTAMSLVKLKEEMNKRGIHMIRKGDIISDLTIEPEHYDDIKRKQELDPKIYEWKTRVGMAHCTPYSVHPGGDKLYKDLKKTFWWPGMKNDVAEFVARCLTCQRVKGEQWRPQGKIQSLEVPEWKWESIFMDLIVGKHVVRLHGVPKDIVSDRDTSYYTDIGMEPFMALYGRKCTSLVCWDDCVETVLFGPQMVQDMVEQMQLIRQKMKPAQDRQKSYTDLHRRDIEFVVGDKVYHYSNHFYKT from the exons ATGCAACTCAGTCAATGGAGTTTGGCTCTTCGCTTTGAGAAAGGGTTAGCGCTGATGATTATGGAAAAGCTACCAGCCGGAGTGATTTCCAATCTGAAAGATGTCAATGAGAGAGCGAGGCATGCTGAGAGGTTGGTTGATATGGCCAAGGAGGCCAAGGAAAAGGGGattgagaagaggaaggctgagagtgagggtggcaaCCAATCAAGCCACAAGAGGGGTAACCACAACCAAGCTAGGACTTATTCTGGAGGGTCTAGCTATGGTGGGGGATCTCATGCATGGGGAAGAGATGGCCGGAGCATTAGCGATAACTTAAACTTGttatgcttcaactgtggtgggtcAGGTCACAAACGGTATGAGTTTACGAGCGCT AATGGGAAGGTCATTGTctatgcttcgaggcagttgaagccctatgaggagaactatcttaCTCACAATTTGGAGCTGGGTGCGGTTAGATTTGCTccaaagatttggaggcactatctgtaCGGGGTAACCTGTAAGGTGTTTTCAAATCACAAGAGTTTGACATACATCTACCCTCAAAAAGAGTTGAACATGCGTCaaagacggtggatggagctgattggggactatgataTGGAAATCGTTTATCATGAAGAAAAggccaatgtg gtctattcGCTATGCACTGCCATGTCACTGGTGAAATTAAAGGAAGAGATGAATAAGAGAGGGATTCATATGATTCGCAAAGGAGATATCATCAGTGATTTGACTATCGAGCCTGAACATTATGATGACATAAAAAGGAAACAGGAACTCGATCCCAAGATTTACGAGTGGAAGACAAGGGTAGGGATG gctcattgcactccttattcggtacaTCCGGGAGGTGACAAGCTCTATAAGGACTTGAAGAAGACATTTTGGTGGCCCGGTATGAAGAACGATGtcgctgagtttgtggctaggtgtttgacTTGCCAAAGGGTAAAGGGAGAGCAatggagaccacaaggtaagattcagtcacttgaggtaccggAATGGAAATGGGAATCGATTTTTATGGATTTAATTGTGGG GAAGCATGTGGTACGGCTACACGGGGTACCAAAGGATATTGTATCAGATAGAGAtacgag CTATTACACAGACATTGGGATGGAACCTTTTATGGCGTTATACGGGAGGAAGTGTACAAGTCTGGTGTGTTGGGATGATTGCGTTGAAACTGTACTTTTTGGACCACaaatggtacaagatatggttgagcaaatgcAATTaattcgacaaaagatgaaacCAGCTCAAGATCGGCAAAAGAGTTATACGGATTTGCATCGCAGAGACATTGAGTTTGTAGTGGGTGACAAGGTTTACCACTACTCtaatcatttttacaaaacctaa